From Zingiber officinale cultivar Zhangliang chromosome 5B, Zo_v1.1, whole genome shotgun sequence, the proteins below share one genomic window:
- the LOC121987176 gene encoding leucine-rich repeat extensin-like protein 6, with amino-acid sequence HGVPLLPLLSFAHRYPPSNPRLEKAYVALQAWKHAITADPKNITGDWSGPLVCNYTGVYCTAALDNPSQMTVAGIDLNHGALHGSLPVELGLLSDLSLLHLNSNAFRGTLPGSLKNLRLLHELDVSNNQLGGGFPSVVLELPSLRFLDIRFNSFCGDVPSCLFDLPLDALFLNDNHFTFSIPENIGNSPVSVLVFASNQITGTCFPKTIANMRNTLHELIIMSAGLRACIPPEIGQLTKLRVLDLSHNGLVGNLQGTIGGMTSLEQLDVAHNKLSGEIPGSICDLPHLKNFTYSYNYFSKELARCLSIRSHDDRENCFPLRPLQRPPVQCAAFLSKPNSCDSNGCIARPPPRSPPASVRP; translated from the coding sequence CATGgcgttcctcttcttcctcttctctccttcGCCCATCGGTACCCTCCGTCGAATCCTCGGCTGGAGAAGGCCTACGTGGCACTCCAGGCCTGGAAGCACGCCATCACCGCCGACCCAAAGAATATCACCGGCGACTGGTCCGGCCCCCTCGTCTGCAACTACACCGGCGTTTACTGCACGGCGGCGCTCGACAACCCCAGCCAGATGACAGTCGCCGGCATCGACCTCAATCACGGCGCCCTCCATGGCTCCCTCCCCGTAGAGCTCGGCCTCCTCTCCGACCTCTCCCTCCTCCACCTTAACTCCAACGCCTTCCGTGGCACTCTCCCGGGGTCGCTTAAGAATCTGAGGCTCTTGCACGAGCTTGACGTCAGCAACAACCAGCTCGGCGGCGGCTTCCCCTCCGTCGTCCTCGAGCTACCCTCTCTCAGGTTCCTCGATATCCGCTTCAACAGCTTCTGCGGCGACGTGCCTTCCTGCCTCTTCGATCTCCCCCTCGATGCTCTGTTCCTCAACGACAACCATTTCACCTTCTCCATCCCGGAGAATATCGGGAACTCGCCGGTGTCGGTGCTGGTCTTCGCCAGCAACCAGATCACAGGGACTTGCTTCCCCAAGACGATTGCGAACATGCGCAACACTCTGCACGAGCTCATCATCATGAGCGCCGGCCTCCGGGCTTGCATCCCGCCGGAGATCGGGCAGCTCACCAAGCTCCGCGTTCTCGACCTCAGTCACAACGGTCTCGTCGGGAACCTGCAGGGGACCATCGGCGGCATGACGAGTCTGGAGCAGCTGGACGTGGCCCACAACAAGCTCTCCGGCGAGATTCCCGGCAGCATATGCGACCTGCCGCACCTCAAGAACTTCACCTACTCATACAACTACTTCTCCAAGGAACTGGCCCGGTGCCTCAGTATCCGCAGCCACGACGACCGCGAAAACTGCTTCCCGCTCCGGCCGCTGCAGCGTCCGCCCGTGCAGTGCGCCGCCTTCCTCTCCAAACCCAACTCCTGCGACTCCAACGGCTGCATTGCCCGCCCACCGCCGCGGTCCCCGCCGGCCTCTGTTCGTCCTTAA